TTGACCACCCAGGGCAGGCGGGATACACTGAATAAAGAACTGTGTGGGAGCCCGGGGTTTTGATCGCGCATTTCGGTGCGCGTTATTAATACCCCGGCGCAGGGTAATGGGAGTGGTGCAGCATCTTGCGGCCACAGCACTCATATCAGCACAACATGTGGTGGGTGTATTGTGGCGGCTAGGTAAATCTGCGCTGTAGTATTGAGAACTTATCCGAAAACCTCAAAATTGGCGTGTTCCCCCGGGCGGAGTTCGGTTTTCGGATAGGCTCCAAGACAGCGGCAGACATTCCGGTCACGACGTGCCGGGACGGCTGCTGCATATTGCGTAATATGGTGGCTGTAGCTCAGCTGGTCAGAGCACCAGACTGTGGATCTGGGTGTCGCGGGTTCGAATCCCGTCAGCCACCCCTTTAAAGTCTCCTGTTGAAACCTCTGATAAGGCTGATATTGAAGTCTCAGACAATTCGGCCTTTCTGCCCGTTAATGGTGCAGCTTTTCTTGGCTCCCCCGGCGCTTCGTGGTCACTCCCAATGATCGGTAACGGCGACTTTCAAAGCGGCTTGTGGATCTCGTACGGCAGGAAAATTCTTGCAAGCACGCAGGTTCATAAGGTCGTCGGAAATACCTTTTGCGGGCGCTGGGAGACATTTTTGGACCAGGCCCACTGCGCGGTTGGTGCGTTTCTTGGCATCAAAATCTTCGACCGGCTCTCCCCACATCGCCGAGGAAGTCAGTGTAGCGATGCCAAAGAGATAGGGGGATCTAATTAAACACGCCCAGAGGGACGTGCTCGTCACGTCCACTTCCCCTCGCAGCGACCTACTCGTCAAATCCGCTTTCGGAGGGACGCGCTCGTCAGGTCTGTCGTGGTCTATCCTGGGTTCCGCGGGCACGACAGGCGTGCCCCTCCGACCTTTTTCCGGAGGGACCTGCTTGTCAGGTCCGTCGTTCAACGTTCGATCATCCATTGCCTTTCGGCGGGGACTGAAGTCCCGCGCCGAAAGCGGGGCTAAAGCCCCGCACTCCATGGAGTGCGGCGATTCATCGCCGCTTTTCGGTGAAGGCTTTAGCCTTCACAACCTTGCCGTCGGCTCGGATCGCACGACCATGACCGGTAGGGGTGGAACCCGACCCTCCAATCCACACAACAGAGATCCGCATAGTTGGCGGGACCTGCTTGTTAGGGGGCCGCTTTCCTATGACGGACAATCCATTGCCGTTCTGCGGGCACGACAGGCGTGCCCCTCCGACCTTTTTCCGGAGGGACCTGCTTGTCAGGTCCGTCGTTCGACGTTGGATCATCAATTCCTCGTTCGACCTTCGATCATCAATTCCTTTTCCCCGGGCACGACAAGCGTGCCCCTCCGGGGTTGCTGGGGCCAAAAAATCTTTCGGCCCTACTCGCTCGACTGACTTACTTGGCAGTCGTCCGCCTGTGGGATGGTGGTCCGATCCCGGCGCAGGCAACCTGGGCCATGCGGGAATTTTGTCTTACTGCTATGATAAATTTCTCGCCGCTGGTCATGGGGCGGCGGCTCGATGCAACAAATGGCTTTCCCTGGGATTGCGGTTCAGGAAAACGTCATCCCCGGGCGGGTCCAGATGACACGCCCGACCAGGGGTGACACCAGGCGTGGAGTGGATTTGATTTCGAATGACAAACGGACGTTCCCTCGTTGCATCCGCGATTTCCGAAAAGAGCTTTCTATGAGCCTTCAACTCGAGAGGTGGCGTTTATGAGTGATGCTTATCGCGTGGAAGTGGACTCGATGGGAGAGGTGCGGCTGCCCCGGCTGGCGTACTACGGGGCACAGACACAGCGGGCGGTGGAGAATTTCCCGATCTCTGGCCAGACGCTGCCCGCCGAACTCATTCACGCCCTGGGATGGGTGAAATGGGCGGCCGCCAGGGCCAACGCGGAGCTTGGACGTCTGACCACCGGTCCCCGAGCACTGACGCCGTCGCAGGTGGAGGCCCTTCTCCAGGCCTGTCGGGAAGTCGCGGAAGGGAAGTTCGATGACCAGTTTCCTGTGGACGTGTACCAGACCGGCTCCGGCACATCCAGCAACATGAACGCGAATGAAGTGATTGCCAACCGGGCGATTGAACTGTCCGGCGGCGATCGCTTCCAGGCGGAGAAGCCGATCCATCCCAACGACCACGTGAACATGGGCCAAAGCACCAATGATATGTTTCCCACGGCGATCCACGTGGCGGTGGCACTGGCGATCCGCGACCAATTGATCCCTGCTCTTCGGGAAGCGGTGCAAGTGCTGCAGGAAAAAGCGAGGGCCTGGGCCGATATCATCAAGATCGGGCGGACCCATCTGGCGGACGCCACCCCATTGACGCTTGGACAGGAGATAAGTGGGCTGGCGCGGATGCTGGAGTTGGGTGTCGAGCGCGCCGAGCGTGCCCTCCAGGCGGTGATGGAGCTGCCGGCCGGTGGAACGGCTGTGGGTACGGGGATCAATACCCATCCCGAGTTCGGCAAGCGTGTCGCTGAAATCCTTGCCCAGGAACTGGGGGTCCCCTTCCGTGAGGCCGCGAATCATTTCGAGGCCAACGCGCAGCGTGATGGGCTGGTGGAATGTCACGGCCTGTTGCGCACGGTGGCCGTCAGCGTGTTCAATGTCGCCAACAATCTCCGCTGGCTTGGCTCGGGACCGCGATGCGGTTTCTACGAGGTGATTTTGCCGGACCTTCAGCCGGGAAGCTCAATTATGCCGGGCAAGGTCAATCCGGTGCTGTGCGAAAGCCTCATGCAGGTGGCCGCCCGGGTGATAGGGAACGACGCAACGATCACGTTTGCGGGGGCTTCTGGGGGGCAGTTTCAGCTCAACATCATGATGCCGGTGATGGGTGCAACCGTGCTGGAGTCGATCCGGTTGCTTTCGCGCGGCCTGAGGGTCTTCACAGAGAAGGTGCTCCGCGGAATGGAAGCCAATCGCCAGGCGTGTGAGGCGGCCGTGGAAAAGAGCCTGGCTCTGGTGACGAGCCTCAATCCGTACATCGGTTACCAGCGAGCGGCGGCCATTGCCAAGGAGGCATTTCGCACAGGCAAGACGGTGCGGCAGGTGTGTTTGGAACAAAATGTTCTGCCGCCCGAGCAGCTCGAAGAGGCCCTGGACCCGAAAAACATGCTCCATCCGCGATAAATGGCTGGTTTTGTGCGTCACCTCGTCGGGAAGCGAAAATTCAGCCATCGAGAAAAGGCTGACAGGGAAGGAGAGGGTCTCAGTTAGGTTTACGCAACTTATTTCATGTGCGCTGGTTATGACGGTTCCGCCCTGGCGTGGGATGGCTGCCACGTGTTGACGGGGTTTAGGCCGATTTCTAGAATGCCAAGATCGCACATTATAACTGTTTCATTTGAAGGATGTTCCATTTCCCGCGGGACTTGAGTTGCTAGCTCTTCGGAGTCGGGTGCGGGCAAGAAGGGCGCAGTAACTGAACTTGCGCTCTTAGTATTGCGTAGTAAGGGTGCCAGGGTTGAGTTGGCGTGGTCTGCTCTGTGGCACATGGACGTTGCGCGGGTGGGCCTGCCTCTCCTGGTCCTGCCACCCGAGCCGAGAGCGCGATGCCGGACGGCCGGCTTGGGAATTGTCCCGCCTGAGATGCTGATTGGTTGGCTTCAGTGTTCGGCGAGGACCTGATGCCAACACGATCGCTGGACGGTTATGTGGGGATCGTTCTGAGTACAGACCATTGACCGGGCATAACGTTGCGAGGGCCCCATGGAATTTGATCCGGCAGTGATTCCTTTCACGTTATTCTTGCTGGCTCTGATTGCCCTCAGTGTCGGTCTGATCGTGCTGGGTCATTTGTGCGGGCCGAAACGACCTAATCCCGTTAAAGCAATGCCATATGAAAGCGGGGTGGATCCGTTTCATGATACAGCACGCCGCTTTCATGTGCGGTATCACGTTTTGGCGGTGGTGTTCCTGGTGTTCGATGTGGAATTGCTCATTCTTTATCCGTGGGTCCTGGCGATACGAGGACAGCCTGGGGTTGCATCAGGGCGTGTGAGCGTGGCCCAGGGGCCTGCCGCGTCTGGCGCACCGGCCCCGGTGGCCACCGACGCTTCTGGGGGAATTCCCACGTTTGCTCCGTCGAGCAGGGGAGGAACTGAGGAAAGCGGGTTCTCCCTGATGGCCGTCATGACGTCTGTCGTAGGAAGTGGGTTGATTTTCTTCGCACTGCTGACGCTGGGTTACATTTATGATTGGCGTCGGCGGGCTTTTGACTGGAGTTAACGAGCGAGGTCCACCATGACCGATCTTCCCGATAATGTGGTCATCACCAAGCTTGACGCATTGGTCAACTGGTGCCGCAAGAACAGCCTCTGGCCGATGCCGTTTGCCACAGCCTGCTGCGGCATCGAGTTGATGGCGACGGGGGCCAGCCGCCACGATATTGCACGGTTCGGAGCGGAGGTCTTTCGGTTCAGTCCCCGGCAGTGCGATTTGATGATCGTGGCCGGCCGGGTGGTGATGAAGATGATGCCCGTCCTGCAGCGAATCTGGCTGCAAATGCATGAGCCCAAATGGTGTATTTCCATGGGTGCCTGCGCATCGACGGGAGGGGTCTTCGACACTTATGCGGTGGTCCAGGGGATCGACCGTTTCATCCCCGTGGATGTGTATGTGCCGGGGTGTCCGCCGCGGCCGGAGCAACTTCTCCAGGCCATCATCGATCTCCAGGAGAAAATCCAGCGGGAAGGGACGGCGAGCGGACGGGAGGCCTTTCGTCGGCGGCAGCCGCCGCGGGCACTCGTGGAGGACCCCAGGAATCCGCGGCTGGTAGTGGCCGGACCACCGCTTTTCGCCTCTTCCGGTAACGATCCGGCAAGCGATCGCCCGGCAGGCTCGGAAACTTCCGCAACATGAGGGTGCGTCACGGAAAGGATCGCGAGGATGGCAAGTCCCGAAACCCTCCAGAAATTGAAAGAGCGATTCCCGGAGGCAGAAATCAGTGAGTTCCGGGGGCAGCACCGGGCGGTGGTTCCGGCCGGGATCGTTCATGATGTGCTGAAGTTTTTGAAGGAAGAAGTCGGGCTGGCCCTCATCATTGACATCACATGCGTTGACTACCTGTACTATCCCAACGCCAAAGACCGGTTTGGTGTGGTGTACATCGTGGGCCATCCCGAGACAGCGGAGCGGATGATCATCAAGACGTTCGTCAACGACCCCCAGCCGACCCTGCCAACGGTCACCGATTTGTGGGAGGGAGCCAATTGGCTGGAACGGGAAGTGTGGGATATGTTTGGTATCCGCTTTGAAGGTCACCCCGATCTGCGGCGGATCCTGCTTCCGGAGGATTTTCAGGACCATCCCCTCCGCAAGGATTACCCGCTTCAGGGTCGAGGCGAACGCCACAATATTCCGGTCGTCACACGGGATCTGGGGTAAAAGGACCAATTGACCATGCCGCTGGAAAAGAGCACCACGTACATCCCCAAAGACGACGCGCAGGAATATCTGTGGACCATGAATTTCGGTCCCCAGCATCCTGCCACGCACACGACGCTGCGGCTGATTCTCAAGCTGGAAGGAGAGCGGGTGGTCGATGCGGACTGCGATATCGGATATCTCCATTCAGGCTTCGAAAAGCTGGCGGAGCACCTCAATTACAACCAGTATGTGACGATCACGGACCGAATGAATTATGTTTCGCCGATGGCCAATAACGTGGCCTGGCACCTGGCGGTGGAGAAGCTTTTGGGGATTGAAGTGCCTCCCCGCTGCCAGTATCTGCGGGTGATTGTCGCCGAGCTGGCGAGGATCGCCGATCATCTCGTGTGCAACGCGGCTGTGGGACTGGATACCGGGGCTTTCACGTTCTTCATGTACGCCTTCAATCCGCGAGAGATGATTTATGACATTTTTGAGGCTCTCTGCGGTGCCCGGTTCACCAACAGCTATACCCGGGTCGGGGGACTGATGTATGATGCGTCGCCCAAGGCCATCGAACTGATTCGGGAATTCGTGAAGCGGTTTCCGCGGGCTTTGGACGACATGGAACGGCTCCTGACCCGAAACCGCATCTTCATCGACCGCACCAAGGGTATCGGCGTTCTCACCAAGGAGGAGGCGATCAACCGGGGCGTGACCGGTCCAGTTGCCAGGGCGAGCGGAGTAACACGCGACCTGCGAAAGGACGAACCCTACCTGGCCTATAAAGATTTTGATTTTCAGATTTGCTGCGCCCAGGCTGGTGATTGTTACGCGCGGTATCTGGTGCGGATGGCGGAGATGCGGGAGAGCCTCAAAATCATTCAGCAGGCGATCGAAAACCTGCCGCCGGGGCCAGTCAATGTGGGGGTGAGCGAACGCATCGCCCTGCCGGAAAAATGGCAGGTAAGGTCCACTATCGAGGGGCTCATCACTCACTTTGAGTTGATCATGAGCAATCGGGGATTCGAGGTTCCCTGCGAAGAGGTGTACTGTGCCACGGAGTCCCCGAACGGGGAACTGGGCTTCTACATCGTGGGGGATGGTTCTCCCTATGCCTACCGCGCACGGTGCCGACCGCCTTCCTTTGTCCACTTTGCATTGTTCCCCCACTTGATACGCGGGCATACTTTGAGCGACGTGGTGGCAGTGCTGGGGAGTTTGAACATCATAGCCGCGGAGCTGGACCGGTAAGGACCATTCCGGTGATGCCACCGGCGAAGGAGCTTGGTGAGGAGCAAGCCGTGAACGACAAGCAGACGCCGACCGAGGTCCCGTGCGAGACGGGGCGTCAGATTCTGAGCGAGGGTCTCCGCGACAGGATTCGTGCGTATTTGCCGCGGTATCCGTCGCCGCGGGCGGTCGTGCTGCCGGCGCTTCACCTCATTCAGCAGGAGTTGGGCTACGTACCTCCCCAGGCGGTGCGCGAGCTGGCTGCCCTGCTGGGAATTCCTGCCCCGGAAATTCAGGATACCCTGACGTTTTACGGATTTTTCAAGCAGCACAAGCCGCTGGGCAAGTATCGCGTGTGGGTGTGCCGATCGCTGAGTTGCGCCATCTGCGGGGGAGAAGATCTGCTCGGTTATCTTCAGGAAAAATGGCAGATCGAGCCCGGTGACACGACGGCCGACGGGCGGTTCACTCTCGAGGCGGCCGAGTGTCTTGGGGCGTGTGAGATGGCCCCGGCCGTGCTGATCAACGAGACCATTCATGCCCGCGTCACCCGAGAGAAGCTGGACGAAATCCTGGATCAGTTGCCCTGAATACTTCCCACACAGAGAGTGCCATGGAGAGTTTTGAACCGGTGCTGTTAGCGAACATCCAGCGACCTGACAGTCATACCCTGGCCGTCTACGAAGCCACGGGAGGGTACCAAACGCTGCGCCGGGCACTCCGGGAACTTTCACCCGCTCAGGTTGTGGACGAGGTTCGACGAAGCGGTTTACGGGGTCGTGGGGGGGCAGGTTTTCCCACGGGCCTGAAATGGTCGTTTCTTCCGGCGGACCATCCGGGACCGATCTATTTATGCGTCAATGCGGACGAAAGTGAGCCGGGCACGTTTTGCAACCGTGTCCTCATGGAGTTGGATCCTCATCAGGTACTGGAGGGAACGATCCTCAGCGCGTATGCGACACGCGCGACAACGGCTTACATCTATCTCCGCTATGAATACCCGCTGGCCTATCGGCGGTTGCAGGCGGCCATCGATGAAGCCTACGCGGCGGGTTATTTGGGCAGGAACATCCTCGGCTCCGGTTTTTCGCTGGATGTGTACATACATCGGGGCGCAGGGGCCTACATTTGCGGCGAAGAAACTGGCCTTATCGAGAGCATTGAGGGTAAGCGGGCGTGGCCTCGCAGTAAACCTCCTTTCCCGGCGGTCGAAGGGCTCTTTCGCAAACCCACCGTGGTCAACAATGTGGAGACGCTTGCCTGCGTGAAACACATCATCGAACGCGGAGCCGACTGGTTCCGCAGCATCGGTGTGCCTCCATCACCAGACGATCCCCGTGATCCGGGAAGTTTTGGCCCGAAACTGTTCTGTATCAGCGGACATGTCAACAAGCCGGGGTGTTACGAGGCACCGCTGGGAATTTCCTGTCGTGAATTGATCGAAAAGTTTGGCGGTGGGGTGTGGAAGGGCCGCCGCGCCAAGGCGGTTGTGCCTGGAGGACTGAGCACGGGCGTCCTTTCCGTGGACGAGCTGGATGTGCCCATGGATTTTGTGGGGCCAGTTCAGAAGGGATGCCTGGGGCTGGGGACGGGGGGTGTCATCGTCATGGATGAGACCTACCCGATGATTGAATTCCTTCACAACAGTTGTCGGTTCTTCGCTCACGAAAGCTGCGGCCAATGCACGCCGTGTCGCGAAGGGACCAGTTGGGCCCTGCAAATCGTCAGGAGAATCAAAGCGGGGCGGGGGCGACTGGTGGATCTCGACCTCCTTTTGGAAATTGCGGACAACATCGGGATCATCCCGGGGACAACCATCTGCGGTTTGGCGGACGGCGCGGCGTGGCCGATAAAGACGGCGATTCGGAAGTTTCGGGAGGAGTTGGAAGATTACATCAAACGAACAAACCCCACGGGTTACAAGACCCGGCGGCCGGTGCCCGCCCTGGACAACGGTTCTCCTTCCCACAAGGAAAGTCCCGTGTCGTTCCAGGGATAGCAGGCGGTCAGCGATGAGCCAGGCAAGGAGGTGAGCGGGGTGGATAGTCCAGGGGCGGGGGCATGGCCGAACAGGTGAACCCCACCATGCATGAAAATGAGGGGGAAGGAAGTCAACTATGCCGGTGGTGATCGTTGACGGAAAAGAGATTGAAGTCAGAGCAGGGGAGCGTCTGAACGCCATCGAGGTGGCGGCCCGCGCAGGCGTGCAGATTCCCCATTACTGCTGGCACCCTGGTTTATCGGTCGTCGCCAGTTGCCGGATGTGTTTGATCGAGATGGGC
This is a stretch of genomic DNA from Thermogutta terrifontis. It encodes these proteins:
- the nuoF gene encoding NADH-quinone oxidoreductase subunit NuoF; translation: MESFEPVLLANIQRPDSHTLAVYEATGGYQTLRRALRELSPAQVVDEVRRSGLRGRGGAGFPTGLKWSFLPADHPGPIYLCVNADESEPGTFCNRVLMELDPHQVLEGTILSAYATRATTAYIYLRYEYPLAYRRLQAAIDEAYAAGYLGRNILGSGFSLDVYIHRGAGAYICGEETGLIESIEGKRAWPRSKPPFPAVEGLFRKPTVVNNVETLACVKHIIERGADWFRSIGVPPSPDDPRDPGSFGPKLFCISGHVNKPGCYEAPLGISCRELIEKFGGGVWKGRRAKAVVPGGLSTGVLSVDELDVPMDFVGPVQKGCLGLGTGGVIVMDETYPMIEFLHNSCRFFAHESCGQCTPCREGTSWALQIVRRIKAGRGRLVDLDLLLEIADNIGIIPGTTICGLADGAAWPIKTAIRKFREELEDYIKRTNPTGYKTRRPVPALDNGSPSHKESPVSFQG
- a CDS encoding NADH-quinone oxidoreductase subunit A, which translates into the protein MEFDPAVIPFTLFLLALIALSVGLIVLGHLCGPKRPNPVKAMPYESGVDPFHDTARRFHVRYHVLAVVFLVFDVELLILYPWVLAIRGQPGVASGRVSVAQGPAASGAPAPVATDASGGIPTFAPSSRGGTEESGFSLMAVMTSVVGSGLIFFALLTLGYIYDWRRRAFDWS
- a CDS encoding class II fumarate hydratase, which produces MSDAYRVEVDSMGEVRLPRLAYYGAQTQRAVENFPISGQTLPAELIHALGWVKWAAARANAELGRLTTGPRALTPSQVEALLQACREVAEGKFDDQFPVDVYQTGSGTSSNMNANEVIANRAIELSGGDRFQAEKPIHPNDHVNMGQSTNDMFPTAIHVAVALAIRDQLIPALREAVQVLQEKARAWADIIKIGRTHLADATPLTLGQEISGLARMLELGVERAERALQAVMELPAGGTAVGTGINTHPEFGKRVAEILAQELGVPFREAANHFEANAQRDGLVECHGLLRTVAVSVFNVANNLRWLGSGPRCGFYEVILPDLQPGSSIMPGKVNPVLCESLMQVAARVIGNDATITFAGASGGQFQLNIMMPVMGATVLESIRLLSRGLRVFTEKVLRGMEANRQACEAAVEKSLALVTSLNPYIGYQRAAAIAKEAFRTGKTVRQVCLEQNVLPPEQLEEALDPKNMLHPR
- the nuoE gene encoding NADH-quinone oxidoreductase subunit NuoE, yielding MNDKQTPTEVPCETGRQILSEGLRDRIRAYLPRYPSPRAVVLPALHLIQQELGYVPPQAVRELAALLGIPAPEIQDTLTFYGFFKQHKPLGKYRVWVCRSLSCAICGGEDLLGYLQEKWQIEPGDTTADGRFTLEAAECLGACEMAPAVLINETIHARVTREKLDEILDQLP
- the nuoD gene encoding NADH dehydrogenase (quinone) subunit D, with amino-acid sequence MPLEKSTTYIPKDDAQEYLWTMNFGPQHPATHTTLRLILKLEGERVVDADCDIGYLHSGFEKLAEHLNYNQYVTITDRMNYVSPMANNVAWHLAVEKLLGIEVPPRCQYLRVIVAELARIADHLVCNAAVGLDTGAFTFFMYAFNPREMIYDIFEALCGARFTNSYTRVGGLMYDASPKAIELIREFVKRFPRALDDMERLLTRNRIFIDRTKGIGVLTKEEAINRGVTGPVARASGVTRDLRKDEPYLAYKDFDFQICCAQAGDCYARYLVRMAEMRESLKIIQQAIENLPPGPVNVGVSERIALPEKWQVRSTIEGLITHFELIMSNRGFEVPCEEVYCATESPNGELGFYIVGDGSPYAYRARCRPPSFVHFALFPHLIRGHTLSDVVAVLGSLNIIAAELDR
- a CDS encoding NADH-quinone oxidoreductase subunit C; the encoded protein is MASPETLQKLKERFPEAEISEFRGQHRAVVPAGIVHDVLKFLKEEVGLALIIDITCVDYLYYPNAKDRFGVVYIVGHPETAERMIIKTFVNDPQPTLPTVTDLWEGANWLEREVWDMFGIRFEGHPDLRRILLPEDFQDHPLRKDYPLQGRGERHNIPVVTRDLG
- a CDS encoding NADH-quinone oxidoreductase subunit B; the encoded protein is MTDLPDNVVITKLDALVNWCRKNSLWPMPFATACCGIELMATGASRHDIARFGAEVFRFSPRQCDLMIVAGRVVMKMMPVLQRIWLQMHEPKWCISMGACASTGGVFDTYAVVQGIDRFIPVDVYVPGCPPRPEQLLQAIIDLQEKIQREGTASGREAFRRRQPPRALVEDPRNPRLVVAGPPLFASSGNDPASDRPAGSETSAT